In Crassostrea angulata isolate pt1a10 chromosome 4, ASM2561291v2, whole genome shotgun sequence, one genomic interval encodes:
- the LOC128181278 gene encoding protein mono-ADP-ribosyltransferase PARP14-like isoform X3 — protein MEEREREEVHDKYVPRFLYSTLSSLCSQQNTMTFSNSNLYTSNESIDGSLVCDGESCLSRSESTAIATEETKDKSEKLEKLKEEDQDIYVPRFCIPPILTFSTDDAVDKDVEDATIESVNEAQACVDESFLSTSESPDSESIVMGDIEIEKSVASGKWTALCEKTCDTIRVRLNIPLTKDTLKSYFENTQKSGGGYIVSLTTIKGTESKVEDALITFAESKYATNCLQQDHMLYKMSLDVQKLDRRDPTLWEMNKALVTGLNTITTQETLVEFLEPPAGVELISLVRGEQENAAILVFAEKPDFAKMSNQCKETTLEGNTLFVQMVMKCQSIYVKGIDKSITCNLLENFFCNKRKSGGGDIEKVDYHPEDGYCIVYFENPSDARNVAAQEKFTIDKREVQAEMFYPCLGLSEKPTNREDMPCVSYESNVYVINFVQNCGPAFSQINEALQKKFVKIKWPKSKSDFIIKLQCTMTKDMKNSKEILISWKEEATVEMDRHMKRFVYKLHSILPEAWSLFLTRLKTLNIGDPIKVNVVLEQENHTAILTGYEENTEALTRTILDFIKTEESKIKNQKRIMKNVPLDFHKCQKIWETHFWKKLKSDFPDLVFQVKNIKKEVNLTGKPAKVNEALIKINEYLMITKSKSFNISKGRYEIFSMKEVKDRFIEEMKAKRNMAVWNVTDDKVYMTSSNLEMVDDALETFKKFIPEEKIKIRDIGKVLSMPDWQACVKKLKDSYDKKMFISYQNSEVCVTATIYIFETVYKQIEHELKIYSEKCRIDSKEVHLSLQQFRYMQMFGQNEISKIKKSCTPKKLEIKLNQSTCSIEITGNNEDVKKAYEKLMRSIHVGSCSITNSGAPVLLTSGIGRETAKRAGKEASCIRYDEEGVCHNREIRETESFKGQRRTSKCLPIKIAECKLQLCDKKLVVMQGDVTKLEVDVIVNAANGELDHCGGLALAVSKAGGKIIQEDSRTYCKSHGTVSHGEAVPAHPGELPCKMLIHAVGPRWRNGGHDEEHLLKKAISRCLELTDKYNYSSIAIPALSAGFYGYPAAQLVEVILRAIESYNKIISSSIKEIYFCDVNDTIVKEFVKALKTKYGLKVKEFYGYEYDSHLEEEKSRKSRPRSDIDNSEMKVISGNLAKMRVDVIVNSTNKSLNLNLGATSKSLLRAGGEFLQEECRMKYKHGVQPGEVAMTKGGNLHCRQVYHGAIKKWDHNKGDALSRFTGFVENCLRMADKNWMSSMAFPALGTGRLGYPPDLAAKTMLKCCRDFLRQKRSTSLKEIIFVVYHEDKETFEAFQSVMKSECVSRRTVASSFSHPQRQSTGRIPTRRD, from the exons ATGGAAGAAAGAGAACGCGAGGAAGTCCATGATAAGTACGTTCCAAGGTTTTTATATTCTACCCTCTCATCTCTGTGTAGTCAACAGAACACGATGACATTCTCcaattcaaatttatatacaAGCAATGAATCGATCGACGGATCCCTGGTCTGCGATGGAGAGTCGTGTTTATCAAGGTCTGAAAGCACAGCAATTGCAACAGAAGAAACCAAGG ATAAGAGTGAAAAATTAGAAAAACTAAAAGAGGAAGATCAAGACATATACGTTCCCAGGTTCTGTATTCCACCAATTCTAACTTTTTCCACCGATGATGCTGTAGACAAAGATGTGGAGGATGCAACAATTGAATCGGTCAATGAAGCACAAGCCTGTGTTGATGAGTCGTTTCTTTCAACGTCAGAGAGTCCTGACTCTGAATCAATAGTAATGGGCgatattgaaattgaaaaatctgTTGCGTCAG GTAAATGGACGGCATTATGTGAAAAAACATGTGACACCATTAGAGTACGGCTGAATATACCTTTGACTAAAGACACCTTGAAAAGCTACTTTGAGAACACACAGAAGTCAGGGGGAGGATATATTGTATCCCTAACAACTATCAAAGGAACAGAATCGAAAGTTGAAGACGCCCTTATAACATTTGCTGAGTCAAAat ATGCGACTAATTGCCTCCAACAAGatcatatgttatataaaatgtCCTTAGATGTTCAGAAATTAGACCGCCGGGATCCAACTCTCTGGGAAATGAACAAAGCTCTAGTGACAGGATTAAACACTATAACAACACAGGAAACGCTAGTGGAATTTCTGGAGCCTCCAGCTGGTGTGGAACTTATATCTCTGGTGAGAGGGGAACAAGAAAATGCAGCCATATTGGTGTTTGCCGAAAAACCAG ATTTCGCAAAAATGTCTAATCAATGCAAGGAAACAACACTTGAAGGCAATACCTTATTTGTACAGATGGTGATGAAATGTCAATCTATCTATGTCAAGGGAATTGACAAGAGCATTACCTGTAATCTACTAGAGAATTTTTTCTGTAACAAGAGGAAAAGTGGAGGTGGAGATATAGAGAAGGTGGATTACCATCCAGAAGATGgttattgtattgtttacttTGAAAATCCATCAG ATGCAAGGAATGTTGCAGCACAAGAAAAGTTTACAATTGATAAGAGAGAAGTACAAGCAGAGATGTTTTATCCCTGTCTAGGTTTGTCAGAAAAACCGACAAATCGGGAAGACATGCCATGTGTCTCATATGAAAGCAATGTATATGtcatcaattttgttcaaaactGTGGGCCGGCATTTAGCCAAATAAATGAAGCTTTACAAAAAAAGTTTGTCAAGATAAAATGGCCAAAATCAAAGTCAGATTTTATTATCAAGTTACAGTGTACAATGacaaaagatatgaaaaattCAAAGGAAATTCTAATAAGCTGGAAAGAAGAAGCGACGGTTGAGATGGATAGGCATATGAAAAGATTTGTATATAAATTGCATTCTATTTTACCTGAGGCATGGTCATTATTTCTGACTCGGctaaaaacattaaatatcgGTGATCCAATCAAAGTGAACGTCGTTTTGGAACAGGAAAACCACACAGCTATATTAACTGGCTATGAGGAAAATACTGAAGCCCTTACTCGGACAAttcttgattttatcaaaacagAGGAGtccaaaataaaaaaccaaaaaagaatAATGAAAAATGTACCCTTAGATTTTCATAAATGCCAGAAGATATGGGAAACTCATTTTTGGAAGAAATTAAAGAGTGATTTCCCAGATCTTGTTTTTCaagttaaaaacattaaaaaagagGTGAATTTGACTGGAAAGCCTGCAAAAGTCAACGAGGCTCTGATCAAGATTAATGAATATCTGATGATTACAAAGTCAAAGTCGTTTAACATTTCAAAAGGACGTTATGAAATTTTTTCCATGAAGGAAGTAAAAGATCGTTTTATTGAAGAAATGAAAGCTAAACGCAACATGGCAGTTTGGAATGTAACAGATGACAAAGTATATATGACATCTTCAAACTTAGAAATGGTTGATGATGCTTTAGAGACCTTTAAGAAATTTATTccagaagaaaaaattaaaatcagagaCATTGGCAAAGTTTTGAGTATGCCAGACTGGCAAGCTTGTGTTAAGAAACTGAAAGACagttatgataaaaaaatgtttatttcttatcaaaattctGAAGTTTGTGTCACCGCTACTATATATATTTTCGAGACTGTTTATAAGCAGATTGAACATGAACTGAAAATTTATTCCGAGAAATGCCGCATTGACAGCAAAGAAGTTCATTTATCTCTACAACAGTTTAGGTACATGCAAATGTTCGGccaaaatgaaatttcaaaaatcaaaaaatcatgtactccaaaaaaattagaaataaaactaaatCAATCAACTTGTTCAATAGAAATTACGGGCAATAATGAAGATGTTAAAAAAGCTTATGAAAAGTTGATGAGATCTATTCATGTAGGTAGTTGCAGCATAACCAATTCTGGAGCTCCTGTGTTATTAACTTCAGGAATAGGGCGAGAGACCGCAAAGAGAGCCGGAAAAGAAGCATCATGTATCCGTTATGATGAAGAAGGAGTGTGTCATAATAGAGAGATTAGGGAAACTGAATCATTTAAAGGCCAAAGAAGAACATCGAAATGTTTACCTATAAAAATTGCTGAATGCAAATTGCAGTTATGTGATAAGAAGTTGGTAGTTATGCAAGGAGATGTTACAAAATTGGAAGTTGACGTTATTGTGAATGCTGCAAATGGAGAATTAGATCATTGTGGAGGTTTAGCCTTGGCAGTATCTAAAGCAG GAGGAAAAATTATTCAAGAGGATAGTAGGACATACTGTAAGTCCCATGGCACTGTTTCACATGGTGAAGCAGTGCCTGCTCACCCAGGTGAACTCCCCTGTAAAATGCTGATCCATGCCGTGGGGCCAAGATGGCGTAATGGGGGTCACGACGAAGAACATTTGCTTAAAAAAGCTATATCTAGATGCTTGGAATTGAcagacaaatataattattcttCCATAGCTATCCCTGCATTAAGTGCTGGATTTTATGGATATCCTGCGGCACAATTAGTGGAGGTTATTTTGCGTGCTATTGAATCATACAACAAGATTATATCTTCgtcaataaaagaaatatacttTTGCGATGTCAATGATACTATTGTCAAGGAGTTTGTCAAAGCTCTTAAGACTAAATATGGACTGAAAGTCAAGGAATTCTATGGCTATGAAtatg ACTCTCATTTAGAAGAAGAGAAGTCAAGAAAAAGCAGGCCTAGGTCGGATATTGACAACAGTGAGATGAAGGTTATCAGTGGCAATCTGGCAAAAATGAGG GTTGATGTGATTGTGAACTCCACGAACAAATCATTAAACCTCAATCTTGGTGCTACGTCCAAGAGTCTTCTAAGGGCAGGGGGTGAATTCCTGCAAGAAGAATGTAGAATGAAGTACAAACATGGCGTTCAACCAGGAGAAGTAGCCATGACCAAGGGAGGTAATCTACACTGTAGGCAAGTGTATCATGGAGCCATTAAGAAGTGGGATCACAACAAAGGAGATGCACTCAGT
- the LOC128181278 gene encoding protein mono-ADP-ribosyltransferase PARP14-like isoform X5, translating to MEEREREEVHDKYVPRFLYSTLSSLCSQQNTMTFSNSNLYTSNESIDGSLVCDGESCLSRSESTAIATEETKDKSEKLEKLKEEDQDIYVPRFCIPPILTFSTDDAVDKDVEDATIESVNEAQACVDESFLSTSESPDSESIVMGDIEIEKSVASGKWTALCEKTCDTIRVRLNIPLTKDTLKSYFENTQKSGGGYIVSLTTIKGTESKVEDALITFAESKYVQKLDRRDPTLWEMNKALVTGLNTITTQETLVEFLEPPAGVELISLVRGEQENAAILVFAEKPDFAKMSNQCKETTLEGNTLFVQMVMKCQSIYVKGIDKSITCNLLENFFCNKRKSGGGDIEKVDYHPEDGYCIVYFENPSDARNVAAQEKFTIDKREVQAEMFYPCLGLSEKPTNREDMPCVSYESNVYVINFVQNCGPAFSQINEALQKKFVKIKWPKSKSDFIIKLQCTMTKDMKNSKEILISWKEEATVEMDRHMKRFVYKLHSILPEAWSLFLTRLKTLNIGDPIKVNVVLEQENHTAILTGYEENTEALTRTILDFIKTEESKIKNQKRIMKNVPLDFHKCQKIWETHFWKKLKSDFPDLVFQVKNIKKEVNLTGKPAKVNEALIKINEYLMITKSKSFNISKGRYEIFSMKEVKDRFIEEMKAKRNMAVWNVTDDKVYMTSSNLEMVDDALETFKKFIPEEKIKIRDIGKVLSMPDWQACVKKLKDSYDKKMFISYQNSEVCVTATIYIFETVYKQIEHELKIYSEKCRIDSKEVHLSLQQFRYMQMFGQNEISKIKKSCTPKKLEIKLNQSTCSIEITGNNEDVKKAYEKLMRSIHVGSCSITNSGAPVLLTSGIGRETAKRAGKEASCIRYDEEGVCHNREIRETESFKGQRRTSKCLPIKIAECKLQLCDKKLVVMQGDVTKLEVDVIVNAANGELDHCGGLALAVSKAGGKIIQEDSRTYCKSHGTVSHGEAVPAHPGELPCKMLIHAVGPRWRNGGHDEEHLLKKAISRCLELTDKYNYSSIAIPALSAGFYGYPAAQLVEVILRAIESYNKIISSSIKEIYFCDVNDTIVKEFVKALKTKYGLKVKEFYGYEYVKQFSVQNTDSHLEEEKSRKSRPRSDIDNSEMKVISGNLAKMRVDVIVNSTNKSLNLNLGATSKSLLRAGGEFLQEECRMKYKHGVQPGEVAMTKGGNLHCRQVYHGAIKKWDHNKGDALSRFTGFVENCLRMADKNWMSSMAFPALGTGRLGYPPDLAAKTMLKCCRDFLRQKRSTSLKEIIFVVYHEDKETFEAFQSVMKSECVSRRTVASSFSHPQRQSTGRIPTRRD from the exons ATGGAAGAAAGAGAACGCGAGGAAGTCCATGATAAGTACGTTCCAAGGTTTTTATATTCTACCCTCTCATCTCTGTGTAGTCAACAGAACACGATGACATTCTCcaattcaaatttatatacaAGCAATGAATCGATCGACGGATCCCTGGTCTGCGATGGAGAGTCGTGTTTATCAAGGTCTGAAAGCACAGCAATTGCAACAGAAGAAACCAAGG ATAAGAGTGAAAAATTAGAAAAACTAAAAGAGGAAGATCAAGACATATACGTTCCCAGGTTCTGTATTCCACCAATTCTAACTTTTTCCACCGATGATGCTGTAGACAAAGATGTGGAGGATGCAACAATTGAATCGGTCAATGAAGCACAAGCCTGTGTTGATGAGTCGTTTCTTTCAACGTCAGAGAGTCCTGACTCTGAATCAATAGTAATGGGCgatattgaaattgaaaaatctgTTGCGTCAG GTAAATGGACGGCATTATGTGAAAAAACATGTGACACCATTAGAGTACGGCTGAATATACCTTTGACTAAAGACACCTTGAAAAGCTACTTTGAGAACACACAGAAGTCAGGGGGAGGATATATTGTATCCCTAACAACTATCAAAGGAACAGAATCGAAAGTTGAAGACGCCCTTATAACATTTGCTGAGTCAAAat ATGTTCAGAAATTAGACCGCCGGGATCCAACTCTCTGGGAAATGAACAAAGCTCTAGTGACAGGATTAAACACTATAACAACACAGGAAACGCTAGTGGAATTTCTGGAGCCTCCAGCTGGTGTGGAACTTATATCTCTGGTGAGAGGGGAACAAGAAAATGCAGCCATATTGGTGTTTGCCGAAAAACCAG ATTTCGCAAAAATGTCTAATCAATGCAAGGAAACAACACTTGAAGGCAATACCTTATTTGTACAGATGGTGATGAAATGTCAATCTATCTATGTCAAGGGAATTGACAAGAGCATTACCTGTAATCTACTAGAGAATTTTTTCTGTAACAAGAGGAAAAGTGGAGGTGGAGATATAGAGAAGGTGGATTACCATCCAGAAGATGgttattgtattgtttacttTGAAAATCCATCAG ATGCAAGGAATGTTGCAGCACAAGAAAAGTTTACAATTGATAAGAGAGAAGTACAAGCAGAGATGTTTTATCCCTGTCTAGGTTTGTCAGAAAAACCGACAAATCGGGAAGACATGCCATGTGTCTCATATGAAAGCAATGTATATGtcatcaattttgttcaaaactGTGGGCCGGCATTTAGCCAAATAAATGAAGCTTTACAAAAAAAGTTTGTCAAGATAAAATGGCCAAAATCAAAGTCAGATTTTATTATCAAGTTACAGTGTACAATGacaaaagatatgaaaaattCAAAGGAAATTCTAATAAGCTGGAAAGAAGAAGCGACGGTTGAGATGGATAGGCATATGAAAAGATTTGTATATAAATTGCATTCTATTTTACCTGAGGCATGGTCATTATTTCTGACTCGGctaaaaacattaaatatcgGTGATCCAATCAAAGTGAACGTCGTTTTGGAACAGGAAAACCACACAGCTATATTAACTGGCTATGAGGAAAATACTGAAGCCCTTACTCGGACAAttcttgattttatcaaaacagAGGAGtccaaaataaaaaaccaaaaaagaatAATGAAAAATGTACCCTTAGATTTTCATAAATGCCAGAAGATATGGGAAACTCATTTTTGGAAGAAATTAAAGAGTGATTTCCCAGATCTTGTTTTTCaagttaaaaacattaaaaaagagGTGAATTTGACTGGAAAGCCTGCAAAAGTCAACGAGGCTCTGATCAAGATTAATGAATATCTGATGATTACAAAGTCAAAGTCGTTTAACATTTCAAAAGGACGTTATGAAATTTTTTCCATGAAGGAAGTAAAAGATCGTTTTATTGAAGAAATGAAAGCTAAACGCAACATGGCAGTTTGGAATGTAACAGATGACAAAGTATATATGACATCTTCAAACTTAGAAATGGTTGATGATGCTTTAGAGACCTTTAAGAAATTTATTccagaagaaaaaattaaaatcagagaCATTGGCAAAGTTTTGAGTATGCCAGACTGGCAAGCTTGTGTTAAGAAACTGAAAGACagttatgataaaaaaatgtttatttcttatcaaaattctGAAGTTTGTGTCACCGCTACTATATATATTTTCGAGACTGTTTATAAGCAGATTGAACATGAACTGAAAATTTATTCCGAGAAATGCCGCATTGACAGCAAAGAAGTTCATTTATCTCTACAACAGTTTAGGTACATGCAAATGTTCGGccaaaatgaaatttcaaaaatcaaaaaatcatgtactccaaaaaaattagaaataaaactaaatCAATCAACTTGTTCAATAGAAATTACGGGCAATAATGAAGATGTTAAAAAAGCTTATGAAAAGTTGATGAGATCTATTCATGTAGGTAGTTGCAGCATAACCAATTCTGGAGCTCCTGTGTTATTAACTTCAGGAATAGGGCGAGAGACCGCAAAGAGAGCCGGAAAAGAAGCATCATGTATCCGTTATGATGAAGAAGGAGTGTGTCATAATAGAGAGATTAGGGAAACTGAATCATTTAAAGGCCAAAGAAGAACATCGAAATGTTTACCTATAAAAATTGCTGAATGCAAATTGCAGTTATGTGATAAGAAGTTGGTAGTTATGCAAGGAGATGTTACAAAATTGGAAGTTGACGTTATTGTGAATGCTGCAAATGGAGAATTAGATCATTGTGGAGGTTTAGCCTTGGCAGTATCTAAAGCAG GAGGAAAAATTATTCAAGAGGATAGTAGGACATACTGTAAGTCCCATGGCACTGTTTCACATGGTGAAGCAGTGCCTGCTCACCCAGGTGAACTCCCCTGTAAAATGCTGATCCATGCCGTGGGGCCAAGATGGCGTAATGGGGGTCACGACGAAGAACATTTGCTTAAAAAAGCTATATCTAGATGCTTGGAATTGAcagacaaatataattattcttCCATAGCTATCCCTGCATTAAGTGCTGGATTTTATGGATATCCTGCGGCACAATTAGTGGAGGTTATTTTGCGTGCTATTGAATCATACAACAAGATTATATCTTCgtcaataaaagaaatatacttTTGCGATGTCAATGATACTATTGTCAAGGAGTTTGTCAAAGCTCTTAAGACTAAATATGGACTGAAAGTCAAGGAATTCTATGGCTATGAAtatg TTAAACAATTCTCAGTTCAAAACACAGACTCTCATTTAGAAGAAGAGAAGTCAAGAAAAAGCAGGCCTAGGTCGGATATTGACAACAGTGAGATGAAGGTTATCAGTGGCAATCTGGCAAAAATGAGG GTTGATGTGATTGTGAACTCCACGAACAAATCATTAAACCTCAATCTTGGTGCTACGTCCAAGAGTCTTCTAAGGGCAGGGGGTGAATTCCTGCAAGAAGAATGTAGAATGAAGTACAAACATGGCGTTCAACCAGGAGAAGTAGCCATGACCAAGGGAGGTAATCTACACTGTAGGCAAGTGTATCATGGAGCCATTAAGAAGTGGGATCACAACAAAGGAGATGCACTCAGT